A segment of the Pseudanabaena sp. BC1403 genome:
AACAACGCAAAGAGCGATACCGAGCAAAAGCCAAACTTGACTAGGTAGTAAGTTCATGGATTGCTTGATTTATCAGAATTGGGAATAGCTGCCGCAGGGACTACTTCTGATTTGACAATTGTGCTGCTAGGTTTGGGACTATTGATTTTTACTTTTTGAGAGTCAAGGGATTTTTCTCGTTTAAAGCGATCATCCTCTGTGGTGGATTTAATCACTTTATTGCGAGCAACTTCTACAGTTGATGGTGATTTAGGGCGATCGCTTGTGGCAGGTTCGCTAGGACTTGCATTAGTCGCTGTTGGTACAATTGAGTCCAGATTCGGAGCATTGGACAGTAGACCACCTAAACCATTGATCAAATTACGAATATTGCTGCGAATCTTTGGATCTCCTGTTATTTCATCAAGATCGGCGGTAATCTTCTTGGTATTGGCAAAAGTTGCGCGTGCGGAATCAAGGGTTTCACGCAATGAGGCGATAGTGGCAGGATTGTTTAACTCGCCCGATACTTTACGAAGATTTGCAGATGTCTCGGCGGCATTTTCAGCTAGTTGCTGCAAATTGGCGATTATCTTGCCATCATTTAATAGAGGCTTGACACTAGCTAACAGCGATCGCGCTTCATTGGAAGTAGCAGCAATACCATCAAGGGTTTGCGCTAACTTTTCGCGATTGACCTCGATCAAGTCTTGGGCACTATTTGCGACATTGCCAACCTTAGTTGCAGCACCACTAATCGCGTCTGCTGTATTGCCAAATTTAACAATTTGACCTTCAAATGTACCTACCACGCGACTCGCTGAATCCGTCAATTTTTGGATGCTTTTCGCAGTTGCTTTGGCAGCTATTAAAGTTTCATTGAGGTTGTCAACTAAATTTTGATCATTGATTTTGCGTAAGGTCGCACTCGAATCCTTAAGCAATGCAATGAAGCTCACACCGCGAATTCCTTCAATTTCGCCACCTTGACAAATAATCAGATCAGCATTGCAATCTTTAGCGATCGGATTCATCTTGGGATCAATCGCTAATTTATCTTGAGGAGGGAAAATATCAATATTGGTGTTCCCTAGAAAACCACTTTGATTGGTTTCGGCGATCGAATTCTTCGGAATAATTAATTTTGAGTTTTCGATACTTACTTGGACATCAACGCCCTCTGTTTGGGCTATCAAAGCTGTGACGCGACCTACTTCCACACCGCGAAATCTTACAACTGAGCCACTATTTAGCCCACTTGCATCGGCTATTTTGATCGTAAATGTAAACTTTGAGCTACTTAGTTGCAACCCGCGCAACCATAACAATGCGCCCCCAAAGGCAACTACTCCACCGATGATAAATAAGCCAAGCGCACCGTCGCGTAATGTTTTTCGCTGCACGAGTCTTATACCTCCCTAGTCAAAAGTTGAATTGGACCTTCAGTACTGCCACTAAAAAATTGTCTGACATACGGATTGTCAACAGTATCAATTGTACTCACGTTTCCTGCATAGCGCACCGATCCACGGTAAAGAACGATCAAGCGATCGGCTGTACGACGGATCGTGCTGTCTTGATGAGTGACGACAATATAACTATCACATACCTGTTGCTCTCGGAGCGATCGCATCAAGTCTTCGATAATCGTCGAAGCCACAGGATCAAGTCCTGCGGTGGGTTCATCATAAAGCAGCACTTTTTTTGTTTGCGTTTTCGTAGTGGGGTCGTCCATGATTGCGCGGGCAAAACTAACCCGTTTCCTCATCCCGCCTGATAGTTGGCTAGGATAGCGATCGCAGATATTTTCTAAACCCACAAGTCCAAGTTTATGTTCGACCAGTCGATAAATTTCACGGCGTGACAAACGAGAATGCTCAAATAGTGAAAAACCCACATTCTCAGCAACCGTAAGCGAATCAAATAGCGCCGCATTTTGAAACACCATACCGATGCTTACCCCATAGCCTCCTTCTTGGATATCATCTTCAGAGGAAGCAAGGTTGCCATTGATGTAGAGTTCACCTTGCTCAGGGGCAAGGAGACCGCAAATAATCCTTAAGATTGTCGATTTACCTGTACCAGAGGGCCCAATGATGGCGATCGCTTCCCCTGAATGCAAAGTTAGATCAACACCATTTAGCACAGCGTTAGAGCCAAAACTTTTGTGAATATCACGCAGTTCTAGCAAAGGCGTAACCACATTGCTACTATTTTTGATCAGAGATCGGACTGGCTCCATCGACATTTATTTCAGATTGAAAAAAATCGCTCTACAAAAAACTAACATTTTTTCAGAAACTTTTCCTAAAAAATAACTATAAACAAGCAATTTGCATTATAAAACCCAAAGATAAAGGGTGACACAAAGTGCGCTGCTAAAAAACAATTACGAGCAATTACGAGTAACCCAACTCGAAGATTGTTGTTGAGAGTGTTACAAAGCAACACTCTCAACAACAATCTTTAGTAATACCAAAATACAAAGTGGCGCAGCCATTTTGTATTTTTAAAACCCTTACAGGGTTTGGTTTTTAATTCACAGAAGTGTTGTCACACTCTTGTGAATTGGTATAAAAACTAAAAACTGGACGCGACGCAAAGCGTCGCGTCCAGTTTTTAGTTTTTGAATTACCGTAAGATAATGATGGCGATCCTAAAGCATTAATTTATGAACCTTGGCAAGCGCAATCGTTTCTCCGCTAACAAAATTACCGTCCAATTGCTACGCGAAGGCATTGTCGAGTCGGTGCACTCTTGTCAAGCAGCTGTAGTTGATACAAGAGGTCGAATTCTTTCGGCAGCAGGGGATCCTCAGACGACCACCTTTGCCCGTTCTTGCCTCAAGCCAATTCAGGCTTTACCAGTCTCTATTACTGGCGCACAGGATCGATTTAACCTTTCAGAAACCGATCTCGCCATTATTTGCGGTTCCCACCAAGGCACGATCTCTCAAGCCAGACAAGTTTTTAGCATTCTTTGGCGATGCGATGTGGAGCCAAGTGCATTGCAATGTCCAGTACCAGAATGTCAAAAAAGTCCGCTTCAGCATAATTGCTCTGGCAAGCACGCAGGCATGATTGCCATATGTAAGCAGCAAGGATGGCAGATTTCCTCCTATATGGATCGCCATCATCCTGTACAGCAACTTGCACTCAATACAATGGCAGATTTATTACATATGCCTGCCGCCGAATTTATCTGCGCCCATGATGATTGTGGAGTTCCCACTTATCTATTAGAAATTGGTCAACTTGCCCGACTCTATGCACTACTCTCATCTCATGACCAATTACATCTAGAGCGCATTACCCGAGCAATGACTAGACATCCTGATATGGTGTCTGGAAATGGTCAATTTGACACGGAGCTAATGCGCCTCAGCAATGGCGAAATCATCAGCAAATCTGGTGCGGAAGGTGTGCAATGTATCGGACGGATTGGTGAAGGATTGGGGCTAGCGATCAAAGTGATGGATGGATCTAAAATGGCAAAAACTGCGGTTTCTATCCATTTGTTAAAACAATTAGGATGGATTAATCCTACAGTTGCACAAAGTCTAGAAGAATCATTTCTTGCAGTTGGCAAATATAGCCGTCTAGAAGCTGTTGGCGAGTTGTCGATAGCATAAGAAACCTTTGATGGATGATTTATAACTAATGTTACGTGGATGGAGTTCCTACGATGGCGGAAATCTGAGTCTGGTAAGGGAGACAGCTGAGTTCCACGTAACATCAGTTATAACTAGTATCGCTGACTTTCCTAACAGCATAGCTTTTACGTTTTATAATTGCAAAAATTAGGACTAGAAAAGTGCAAATTCCTGCTAAATAGAGTGGATAACCATAGGAAGAAGGATTGTTTTGGTTAACAACTAATCCTGCAATTATGGGACCAAAGGCATTGGATATGCTCAGATATGAGGAGTTTATTCCTAAAATTGTGCCCTGTTCTTCGGGGCTAGTATTGAGGGAAATCAACGCACTAATCATCGGCTGTACGACTGAGTTTAGTAATGAGAAGAGAACGCAAACGGCGACAAAGTAATATACATCTTCCCAAATTGGCATCAAAACGAAGGAAAGACTACGGATGAATAATCCTAAAAAGAGAATCTGAACTAGTTGCAGATGTTTTGTCATTTGAGAAATGCCTAAAGTCTGCATAATTACTCCTAGCACCCCAAACAGAAAAAACATCAGAGCGAGAGCGTCACTATTCTGTTTGAGAACTATTAGAAAGTAGGGCTGAAACGCAAAGGTAAACAGCGTAAATGTCATGCCCGTTAGAAAATTAATGACCAATAAGATACCGATTTTGGGAATAAACAAGCCTGTGATCAGTTTGTCTAAGCCAATATCGAAAATATTTTGTGCTTTTTTTGCCTTAGTTTTGAGAGTTTCTGGCAGAAGGAATATTGTAAGTAGTAAAGCGATCGCAGCAATTGTTCCCGACACCAAAAAAGATGCCCCAAAGGATTTACCTAGAGGCGTATTCAATGCAACCTTCTGGGCAAGTAAACTGATTGCCGGCCCAAGAATAAAACCTAAACCAAAGGCAGCTCCATTAATACCAAAAGCTTTAGCGCGGTTTTCAGGAGTTGTAACATCAGAAATTACGGCTTGGGCAACCGAGGCATTACCACCTGTTATGCCATCAAGAAATCTGGCAAAAAACAAGACTGAGGCACTCGCTGCTGTCCCTGCCATCAGGTTTGCAATTACTGTCCCTGCTAAACTAATAATCAATAATGGCTTTCGTCCAAAGCGATCGGAGAGTTTCCCGATGATTGGAGTGGCAAAAAATTGGGCGATCGCGTAAATCGCAAATAGCAAACTAGTCTGAAAATCATCTAATTTGAACTGTCTGCCATATTGGTACAAAACAGGAATCAGAATCGTAAAACTCAGGGAGTTAATAAAAGAAATGAGGGCAATAATCCAAAATTTACGATTCATTCGCTTTGGCGATCGCATATAGTCCTTGTCTATACTACAGCTCTATCACATTTACAACAGTTTTCGAGCAACTGAACCAAAAAAACATGTGATCGCAAAGCTTACGTACATATTTTTGAGCCTAGCTGTTTTAGTATTTGTAACACTTCATAAAGCTCATTATTAGGGTTTACCAAAGAAAATAGCCGTGAATTAGCGTACTCATTTTGTGAATTCTTCAAAAACAAAAATTCATTTCCATTGGTAATCATGCCAAATGTTGGTTGTACGATTTCCGAATTACTCAACATATAAGCTAAAGCTTGTGGAATCGCTCTTGTTACTGCAAAATCACTTCGTTTTGATTCAATGACTAATAACCAAAGCTGATTTTTGATCACTAATACTTCGATCCGACCCCGAATTATTGCTTCTTCATCTTTCATCTCTAAGGCAATAGCAGTTTCTGTCTCGATCCGAAATGGCTTGTGATAAAAGCCAGCGAGATCTAACAATGGTGCAAGCACTACCATCTTCACTGTATTTTCTAGAATTGGTGGATCTTCCATCAATTCTAGAAAATTAGCTTTCACCCGATCTAATAAACGCTTATCCTCTTCACTTAAAGTTGTAAACCTATCCAACCATTCAGTAAAAAAAGCAGAATCTTGAGATAGCTGAATCCCAAAGTTTTGCTTTAATTCCCTTAGCGTTACATCTTTTGCGGCGATCGCCTGAGCCATGATGAATTGTAGGTAGAAGTAATAATCTTAATATTAGTGCAAAAACAAAATCACCAACGCGATCGCCTCCTCACTCGCTAACCAGTAACAAATAACACTAATAAATTTGATAACAGTTATTGCTATTTACTGTTATTGCGGCGAGAATATTAAAGTCAAGATTATTAGAGGGCTAGGTTTATGAATGTGTCTCTAACGCCTGAACTAGAGAGCTTTATACAGGGAAAGGTTAGTACTGGCTTGTACTATTCTGCTAGTGAGGTTGTGCGTGAGGGGTTGAGATTGTTACAGGAACGAGATCAACTTCAGCAGTTGCGTTTGCAGGAGTTACGTCAAGATATTCAGGCGGGTTTAGATAGTGGTGATGCTACGCCCCTTGATATACAGGCAGTGAAAGCAAAAGCACGGCAGCGCAAGCAACAGAAGCAGGTGTAATAATGGCAATCATTCTGAAGCGTCCGCTTGCTGAGTTGGATTTGCTGGATATTTGGGATTATATTGCGGATGATAGTCCAGATAGAGCGGATGATTTTTTAGACCGAATAGAAAGTAAGTTGTTGACTTTGGCTCAGAATTCGGGCTTGGGGCGGGAAAGACCTGAGTTATTGCCAGATTTACGGAGCTTTCCTATTGGTAATTATGTAGTGTTTTATCGGCAGATTGAGGACGGTATTGATGTGATTCGGTTGCTTCATGGTTCAAGGGATATTGAGGAAGTATTTAAACAGAACTAATGTATGGCGATCGCCCCAATCATCCATCAAATAACTCGATCGCCCAACCAGTCTATGAGTTAGCCAGTCAATTTTGAAGATCGCGTATTGAAAGGCTAAAATTGGATTATGTTATCAATAATTTATGAAAGAAATTCGATTTAGCGAACACTCTCAATTAAAAATAGATGTTTTAGCCAGTCGTAGCGTAATCATCGATCTCAATTTTGTTTTTGAGACGGTGCGATCGCCAGATAAATTAGAAACTGGAGAAGAAGACAAACTGATAGCCCAAAAACGTTTAGATGAAAGTTTAGTGCTTCGAGTTGTTTATCGAGATTTTGGCTCATTCATTTTAATCATCACCCTTTATCCAGGTAGGAGATCTAGACATGAAAAAGATTAGCTATAGCAAAGATGTTGATGCGCTCTTGATTGAAATCTCTAATGATGCGATCGCCTATGCTGAAGAGGATGGTCAAGTAATTCTGCATTATTCACCAGACGACAAGCTGGTTGTAGTTGAGATCCTAGATTTTCGCCGCTTTATGTCTAAGGAATCTGTTGCTGCGATGTTAGCTGCTTGATGATTTTTTCAGGAATCAATTGACGCGATCGCCCAATTACTCACAAAAAAAACGCGATCGCCCAATCATCGCCTCGCCCAAAATGCGATCGCCACAAGCTGTTTGATGTTATTGAGTTAGAATTATATAAACTTGGATTATGAATGAGAGTTTGAATATGCAAATACTCCTTAACGATGAGAAGACAAGAGAACTGCTTACTGAAATCTTAATTGATTTGATTAAGACTAGAAAAGAGCTTTTTACGGAAATATTCCAAGATGCATTAGAAGAGGTCGGTTTGGGGAATGCAATCGCTGAGGGTAGAAAAAATGAGTTTGTTCCTGAAGAGAATATCTTTGCGCTTCTAGATGGTGATGTTGCATGAATGTTAGGTTTGAGTCTAGGTTTGAAAAGGACTTGAAGTTAGTCAAGGATCGTAATCTTTTGACAAGGTTGAAGCAGATAATTTTGACCTGTAAGCAAGTTGAATCTGTGGGGGAAATCAATAATCTAAAAAAGATGCAGGGATATGATAGTTTTTATCGCATTCGTTTAGGTGATTACAGGGTAGGGATAGAAGTTTTGGGGAATGAAGTAATTTTTGTAAGATTTTTGCACCGTAAGGATATTTACAAGTTTTTTCCTTAAAGGCGATCGCCCAAGCATCCATCCAAAAAACGCGATCGCCCAACCACATTATCCTGTTAACAACAGTAACTTGACCTTTAATTGCTGAACCTAGAGCAGCTAAAAGATTTGATGCTAAAGGCTTTAGAGCCGCTAAACTATTTGATGGTGCTTGTAAGACCACTACCGCGATATCGAATTGAGGTATATTTTGCTGAAAAGATAAATTTCGATCAACTGTTACAAAGACATCAAACTCTTCTACGGCGAGAGCTAGAAGCTTACCATTTTTGACTCCTGCCCAGCCCATTTGCGGAACTGTTTTTACTACATAGCCAACAATTTCTCTAGTGAATCGGCGATCAATACATTCATCCAAAAGAATCCTCATATTATGCCGCCGTACTGAAAAATGTTCTTCCTAACTCTTCCAAA
Coding sequences within it:
- a CDS encoding type II toxin-antitoxin system RelE/ParE family toxin, which gives rise to MAIILKRPLAELDLLDIWDYIADDSPDRADDFLDRIESKLLTLAQNSGLGRERPELLPDLRSFPIGNYVVFYRQIEDGIDVIRLLHGSRDIEEVFKQN
- a CDS encoding MlaD family protein — encoded protein: MQRKTLRDGALGLFIIGGVVAFGGALLWLRGLQLSSSKFTFTIKIADASGLNSGSVVRFRGVEVGRVTALIAQTEGVDVQVSIENSKLIIPKNSIAETNQSGFLGNTNIDIFPPQDKLAIDPKMNPIAKDCNADLIICQGGEIEGIRGVSFIALLKDSSATLRKINDQNLVDNLNETLIAAKATAKSIQKLTDSASRVVGTFEGQIVKFGNTADAISGAATKVGNVANSAQDLIEVNREKLAQTLDGIAATSNEARSLLASVKPLLNDGKIIANLQQLAENAAETSANLRKVSGELNNPATIASLRETLDSARATFANTKKITADLDEITGDPKIRSNIRNLINGLGGLLSNAPNLDSIVPTATNASPSEPATSDRPKSPSTVEVARNKVIKSTTEDDRFKREKSLDSQKVKINSPKPSSTIVKSEVVPAAAIPNSDKSSNP
- a CDS encoding type I restriction endonuclease, yielding MAQAIAAKDVTLRELKQNFGIQLSQDSAFFTEWLDRFTTLSEEDKRLLDRVKANFLELMEDPPILENTVKMVVLAPLLDLAGFYHKPFRIETETAIALEMKDEEAIIRGRIEVLVIKNQLWLLVIESKRSDFAVTRAIPQALAYMLSNSEIVQPTFGMITNGNEFLFLKNSQNEYANSRLFSLVNPNNELYEVLQILKQLGSKICT
- a CDS encoding ABC transporter ATP-binding protein, which translates into the protein MEPVRSLIKNSSNVVTPLLELRDIHKSFGSNAVLNGVDLTLHSGEAIAIIGPSGTGKSTILRIICGLLAPEQGELYINGNLASSEDDIQEGGYGVSIGMVFQNAALFDSLTVAENVGFSLFEHSRLSRREIYRLVEHKLGLVGLENICDRYPSQLSGGMRKRVSFARAIMDDPTTKTQTKKVLLYDEPTAGLDPVASTIIEDLMRSLREQQVCDSYIVVTHQDSTIRRTADRLIVLYRGSVRYAGNVSTIDTVDNPYVRQFFSGSTEGPIQLLTREV
- a CDS encoding type II toxin-antitoxin system ParD family antitoxin, with product MNVSLTPELESFIQGKVSTGLYYSASEVVREGLRLLQERDQLQQLRLQELRQDIQAGLDSGDATPLDIQAVKAKARQRKQQKQV
- a CDS encoding DUF4258 domain-containing protein — encoded protein: MKEIRFSEHSQLKIDVLASRSVIIDLNFVFETVRSPDKLETGEEDKLIAQKRLDESLVLRVVYRDFGSFILIITLYPGRRSRHEKD
- a CDS encoding DUF2283 domain-containing protein, with product MKKISYSKDVDALLIEISNDAIAYAEEDGQVILHYSPDDKLVVVEILDFRRFMSKESVAAMLAA
- a CDS encoding type II toxin-antitoxin system RelE/ParE family toxin encodes the protein MNVRFESRFEKDLKLVKDRNLLTRLKQIILTCKQVESVGEINNLKKMQGYDSFYRIRLGDYRVGIEVLGNEVIFVRFLHRKDIYKFFP
- a CDS encoding asparaginase, which encodes MNLGKRNRFSANKITVQLLREGIVESVHSCQAAVVDTRGRILSAAGDPQTTTFARSCLKPIQALPVSITGAQDRFNLSETDLAIICGSHQGTISQARQVFSILWRCDVEPSALQCPVPECQKSPLQHNCSGKHAGMIAICKQQGWQISSYMDRHHPVQQLALNTMADLLHMPAAEFICAHDDCGVPTYLLEIGQLARLYALLSSHDQLHLERITRAMTRHPDMVSGNGQFDTELMRLSNGEIISKSGAEGVQCIGRIGEGLGLAIKVMDGSKMAKTAVSIHLLKQLGWINPTVAQSLEESFLAVGKYSRLEAVGELSIA
- a CDS encoding MFS transporter codes for the protein MNRKFWIIALISFINSLSFTILIPVLYQYGRQFKLDDFQTSLLFAIYAIAQFFATPIIGKLSDRFGRKPLLIISLAGTVIANLMAGTAASASVLFFARFLDGITGGNASVAQAVISDVTTPENRAKAFGINGAAFGLGFILGPAISLLAQKVALNTPLGKSFGASFLVSGTIAAIALLLTIFLLPETLKTKAKKAQNIFDIGLDKLITGLFIPKIGILLVINFLTGMTFTLFTFAFQPYFLIVLKQNSDALALMFFLFGVLGVIMQTLGISQMTKHLQLVQILFLGLFIRSLSFVLMPIWEDVYYFVAVCVLFSLLNSVVQPMISALISLNTSPEEQGTILGINSSYLSISNAFGPIIAGLVVNQNNPSSYGYPLYLAGICTFLVLIFAIIKRKSYAVRKVSDTSYN